A single region of the Leptodactylus fuscus isolate aLepFus1 chromosome 5, aLepFus1.hap2, whole genome shotgun sequence genome encodes:
- the LYSMD4 gene encoding lysM and putative peptidoglycan-binding domain-containing protein 4: MRLKKGPSHSFHPPTAIHSSHGNHVYTFTNGSADLESSSEEEFDVMELRARGGELHRQNASREKVGDIIFLDHAITENDNLNKLALRYGCKVADIKRINNFLTEQDMYALKTIKIPVKVHGILTEQHEEPHVHNGRSAHSVDVVIESGDEASVTPTENQDITRYFRKIDQNLEAAAQNQFSESLDLGTSSFQFSNNVRHKDPNLGADWGIRWWNAVCIMLLIGIVLPVFYIIYYETWKAQEVSPSTNVTLHVTPNISRELAHHIPKTLQYAQRPVGTEG, translated from the exons ATGCGTCTGAAAAAAGGACCTTCTCACTCCTTCCATCCTCCAACTGCAATCCATTCATCTCATGGAAACCatgtttacacatttactaatggCTCAGCAGACCTGGAAAGCTCCTCAGAAGAAGAGTTCGACGTCATGGAGCTGCGAGCGAGGGGAGGAGAGCTTCACAGACAGAATGCATCAAGGGAAAAAGTTGGTGACATAATCTTCTTGGATCATGCCATTACAGAGAATGACAACCTTAACAAACTGGCACTGCGCTATGGCTGTAAG GTTGCCGATATTAAGAGGATAAACAACTTTTTGACAGAGCAGGACATGTACGCCTTAAAGACCATCAAGATTCCAGTCAAGGTACATGGCATTTTAACAGAACAGCATGAGGAGCCGCATGTACATAATGGCCGATCAGCACATTCTGTAGATGTTGTCATTGAGTCTGGTGATGAGGCATCAGTCACCCCAACAGAAAACCAAGATATAACTCGCTACTTCCGGAAGATAGACCAGAACCTTGAGGCTGCAGCTCAGAACCAGTTCAGCGAATCATTGGACCTTGGTACAAGCAGCTTTCAGTTCTCCAACAACGTGAGGCACAAAGACCCCAACCTTGGAGCGGACTGGGGCATACGATGGTGGAATGCTGTCTGTATTATGCTTCTAATAGGGATTGTACTGCCAGTATTTTATATTATCTACTATGAAACATGGAAAGCTCAAGAGGTTTCGCCCTCTACCAATGTCACACTCCATGTTACGCCAAACATAAGTAGAGAATTGGCGCATCATATACCAAAAACCTTACAGTATGCACAGAGACCAGTTGGGACAGAAGGATAA